The proteins below come from a single uncultured Carboxylicivirga sp. genomic window:
- a CDS encoding DUF4105 domain-containing protein has translation MQRLFLIISFILLLTPSYGARKLSENATISILTCAPGEELYSLYGHSAIRVKDVSNGIDHVFNYGTFDFNTPNFYLKFANGNLKYILSDATFKRFMNSYFRDERSIWEQDLNLNQSEKQALFDAIIVNLQPEHRYYRYDFFFDNCATRIRDIVYRNIDGEIAYTDTTNQTLPFRYFIHEYEKNKPWVKDGLDIILGRGTDNIANVYNQMFLPDYLMIYFGKAVIRNEGVKDRNLIRESRQLLNFEKGTSKSIFLTPLVVFWILFGAGLVLTTWEIKRHKKPVMTVNRILFLAVGLVAILIVFLWFFTRHSVTGDNYNILWSNPLFILLALLPKKLFRTKALRIIIGIIIIGILLFTIGWVFIPQHIPAMIFPLVLLLLVRLTSLYYYINK, from the coding sequence ATGCAACGATTATTTCTTATAATCTCTTTCATATTATTATTGACTCCATCATATGGAGCCAGAAAATTATCAGAAAATGCAACCATATCTATTTTAACCTGTGCTCCGGGTGAAGAATTGTACTCCCTTTATGGCCATAGTGCCATAAGAGTAAAAGATGTAAGTAATGGCATAGATCATGTATTTAACTACGGAACATTTGATTTTAATACTCCTAATTTTTATTTAAAATTTGCAAATGGTAACCTAAAATATATTCTCTCAGATGCTACTTTTAAACGGTTTATGAATAGTTACTTTCGGGATGAAAGAAGTATTTGGGAACAGGATTTAAATTTAAATCAAAGCGAAAAACAGGCTCTTTTTGATGCTATTATTGTAAATCTTCAACCTGAACATAGGTATTATCGGTATGATTTTTTCTTTGATAATTGTGCGACCAGAATTCGGGATATTGTTTACCGAAATATAGATGGGGAAATTGCTTATACCGATACAACCAATCAAACTTTACCATTCCGATATTTTATTCATGAATATGAAAAAAACAAACCTTGGGTCAAAGATGGTTTAGACATTATTTTGGGAAGAGGGACTGATAACATTGCAAATGTGTATAATCAAATGTTTCTACCTGATTATCTTATGATTTACTTTGGAAAAGCCGTAATTCGTAATGAAGGAGTGAAGGATAGAAACCTGATAAGAGAGTCGCGACAATTGCTTAATTTCGAGAAAGGAACTTCTAAATCTATTTTCTTAACTCCACTTGTTGTATTCTGGATTCTATTTGGCGCTGGGTTAGTACTTACAACATGGGAAATCAAAAGGCATAAAAAACCTGTTATGACCGTTAATAGAATATTGTTTCTTGCTGTAGGATTGGTTGCTATTTTAATCGTTTTCTTATGGTTTTTTACTCGTCATTCTGTTACCGGAGATAATTATAATATATTGTGGAGCAACCCATTATTCATACTACTAGCTCTATTACCAAAGAAACTATTTCGCACTAAAGCATTACGCATTATTATAGGGATTATTATTATAGGAATATTATTATTCACTATTGGTTGGGTATTTATTCCTCAACACATTCCAGCAATGATTTTCCCATTGGTTTTGTTACTTTTAGTTCGACTTACTTCGTTATATTACTACATTAACAAGTAG
- a CDS encoding aminotransferase class IV, which translates to MREAISGQYFYINSTLKSINFFNRESNKDNVCVYEVFRVESTVPLFIEDHLLRLFNSANTIGLDLWKTTSQLKFIIKTLIQANNSEDGNIRIEFKVKSNKEKEFLSYFVPAHYPDKTQYDDGVLACFQEAERVNPTAKIFNAKVRGQANSIIEKEHVYETLLINHNNQITEGSRSNLFFIKDGIFYTAPDDMVLPGVIRKKVIEIINQKGWPIQFEAINKKDLYLIEAAFITGTSPRVLPIKKAGNIIFNVNHVNIKDLMQELNNLIFNYKIKSEIK; encoded by the coding sequence ATGCGCGAAGCCATCTCAGGCCAATATTTTTATATAAATAGCACTTTAAAGTCGATTAATTTTTTCAATCGCGAATCGAATAAAGACAACGTGTGTGTTTACGAAGTTTTTAGAGTGGAAAGTACTGTACCTCTATTTATTGAAGATCATTTATTACGATTATTTAATAGTGCGAATACTATTGGTTTAGATTTATGGAAGACAACTTCTCAACTAAAGTTTATTATAAAAACACTCATACAAGCAAATAATTCTGAAGATGGAAATATCAGGATTGAATTCAAGGTTAAGAGTAATAAAGAAAAAGAATTTCTTAGCTATTTTGTGCCGGCTCATTATCCAGATAAGACGCAATACGATGATGGAGTCTTAGCATGTTTTCAGGAAGCAGAAAGGGTGAATCCAACAGCAAAAATATTTAATGCTAAAGTTCGAGGACAAGCAAATTCTATTATTGAAAAGGAGCATGTTTATGAAACCTTATTGATTAATCATAATAACCAAATAACAGAAGGAAGCCGAAGTAATCTGTTTTTTATAAAAGATGGTATTTTCTATACTGCGCCTGATGATATGGTGTTACCTGGTGTTATCCGAAAGAAAGTTATTGAGATTATTAACCAGAAAGGATGGCCAATTCAGTTTGAAGCTATAAATAAGAAAGATTTGTATTTAATCGAAGCTGCTTTTATTACAGGAACTTCTCCCCGTGTGTTACCTATAAAAAAGGCAGGAAACATTATTTTCAATGTTAATCATGTAAATATTAAAGATTTAATGCAAGAGTTAAATAATCTAATTTTTAACTATAAAATTAAATCAGAGATAAAATGA
- a CDS encoding TlpA family protein disulfide reductase encodes MKVAFFIGFLFLFIVKQSFSQQIESINSEQLLASINNNSDTLYIVNFWATWCAPCVEELPIFNSEYFPKENQPLKIILVSLDFKTQIESKLKPFISNKSIQEKVVWLNESNPNNWVNKIDSNWSGAIPATKLYYKKDQIFHEGELTQSKLNNLIETLKQ; translated from the coding sequence ATGAAAGTAGCTTTTTTTATTGGATTTCTATTCTTATTCATTGTCAAACAATCATTCTCTCAACAGATTGAAAGTATAAATTCTGAACAATTACTTGCTTCTATCAATAACAATTCCGACACGTTATATATTGTAAACTTTTGGGCAACATGGTGCGCTCCGTGTGTTGAAGAACTACCTATCTTTAATTCAGAGTATTTTCCAAAAGAGAATCAACCGTTAAAAATTATTCTGGTAAGTCTCGACTTTAAAACTCAAATAGAAAGCAAGTTAAAACCATTTATCTCCAACAAAAGCATTCAGGAAAAGGTTGTATGGTTAAATGAATCAAATCCAAATAATTGGGTTAATAAAATTGACTCAAATTGGTCAGGAGCTATTCCGGCTACCAAATTATACTACAAAAAAGACCAAATTTTTCACGAAGGCGAATTAACACAAAGTAAATTAAACAATTTAATAGAAACACTTAAACAATAA
- a CDS encoding thioredoxin family protein, translated as MKSLFVSLLLSTLTLTSYAQVKIGDKAPNFQLLNTDGNIIALSDFSNQEGVILVFTCNHCPYAKLYEQRIINLNKKYKPLNYPVIAINPNDSVAYEVDGYSHMVEKNYAFPYLLDNKGIYLQYGATKTPHVFLLKNEDKAFKIAYIGAIDDNYQEPEKVKDKYLEMAIDAINQGKTPKYTTTKAIGCSIKPFK; from the coding sequence ATGAAATCTTTATTTGTTAGTCTTTTACTATCTACATTAACCCTTACATCTTACGCTCAAGTTAAGATAGGAGATAAAGCTCCGAATTTTCAACTTCTAAATACTGATGGGAATATAATTGCATTATCTGATTTTTCTAATCAAGAGGGTGTTATACTAGTCTTTACTTGTAATCATTGCCCTTATGCAAAATTATACGAACAACGTATAATTAATTTAAATAAGAAATATAAACCACTAAATTACCCGGTTATTGCCATAAACCCTAATGATTCTGTAGCTTACGAAGTTGATGGCTATTCACATATGGTTGAAAAGAACTACGCCTTCCCTTATTTACTTGATAATAAAGGAATATATCTACAATATGGAGCAACTAAAACACCTCATGTATTTCTTTTAAAGAATGAAGACAAGGCATTTAAAATTGCTTATATTGGTGCTATTGATGACAATTACCAAGAACCTGAGAAAGTAAAAGACAAGTATCTTGAAATGGCTATTGACGCAATAAACCAAGGAAAGACACCAAAGTACACTACAACAAAAGCAATTGGTTGTAGTATTAAACCATTCAAATAA
- a CDS encoding outer membrane protein transport protein, producing MKKFFIWAIAAISCLNAQAEGYQVNLQGNRQTGMGHTGTGLLMGASSMHFNPGALSFLNDKYEFSLGGSAIFSNNTFQKQSPSIYEARTDNPVGTPFYFYGATKITDQLAVGLSVTTPYGNSLSWGNDWDGRHLIQDISLQAIFIQPTIAYQITDKLGIGVGFIAGNGAVDLNQALPIYDQNGVEGGVNLSGNTWAFGYNAGITYKATDALTFGVNYRSEIMMKVEGGDATFTVPGAVAGLYPNTNFGAELPMPANLTFGVGFKASDKLLLAFDLQHVGWSAYQSLNFDFEAETIPDSHNQRDYENTLIYRLGAEYALNEKVQLRAGIYYDTTPIPEDLLTPETPGTNKTGISLGFTWKVSEKLAVDGSLLYIHGQKREDGYAPADYYGTYYSNAVIPGIGLTYSF from the coding sequence ATGAAGAAATTCTTCATTTGGGCCATAGCTGCAATTAGTTGTTTAAATGCTCAAGCAGAAGGTTACCAGGTAAATCTGCAAGGTAATCGTCAAACAGGTATGGGACACACTGGGACAGGGCTGCTGATGGGAGCCTCAAGTATGCATTTTAATCCCGGAGCTTTAAGTTTTTTAAATGATAAATATGAATTTTCGTTAGGAGGGAGTGCTATTTTTTCAAATAATACTTTTCAAAAACAATCTCCTTCAATTTATGAAGCAAGGACAGACAATCCAGTTGGAACACCTTTTTACTTTTATGGAGCCACAAAAATTACAGACCAATTAGCTGTAGGTTTATCTGTTACTACTCCATACGGAAACTCATTAAGTTGGGGAAATGATTGGGATGGACGTCATCTGATTCAGGATATTTCTTTACAGGCTATTTTTATTCAACCAACAATTGCCTATCAAATAACTGATAAATTGGGTATTGGAGTTGGATTTATTGCTGGTAATGGTGCTGTTGATTTAAATCAGGCATTACCTATATATGACCAGAATGGAGTTGAAGGTGGTGTTAATTTGTCTGGAAACACCTGGGCTTTCGGATACAATGCCGGAATAACTTACAAGGCAACTGATGCTTTGACATTTGGAGTAAATTATCGTTCGGAAATAATGATGAAGGTCGAAGGTGGTGATGCTACTTTTACTGTTCCGGGCGCAGTTGCAGGTTTATATCCAAATACTAATTTTGGTGCTGAACTTCCAATGCCTGCCAATTTAACTTTTGGAGTAGGTTTTAAAGCTAGCGATAAGTTGCTATTGGCTTTTGATTTGCAGCATGTTGGATGGTCAGCTTATCAGTCGTTAAACTTTGATTTCGAGGCCGAAACAATACCTGATTCTCATAATCAAAGAGATTACGAAAATACATTAATCTATCGTTTGGGAGCCGAGTATGCTTTAAATGAGAAAGTGCAACTTCGTGCAGGTATTTATTATGATACTACTCCAATTCCTGAAGATTTATTAACTCCTGAAACTCCAGGAACTAACAAAACTGGTATTTCTTTGGGTTTTACATGGAAAGTATCGGAAAAATTAGCTGTTGACGGATCGTTGTTATACATACATGGTCAGAAACGCGAAGACGGATATGCGCCGGCTGATTATTACGGAACTTATTACTCTAATGCTGTAATTCCTGGTATTGGATTAACCTACTCATTTTAA